The Ooceraea biroi isolate clonal line C1 chromosome 1, Obir_v5.4, whole genome shotgun sequence genome has a window encoding:
- the LOC105286759 gene encoding uncharacterized protein LOC105286759 isoform X1, giving the protein MAIMHSCCCWQSVRKGSYVCGVYTTVYYTLLAFTTSTLLLQEKQYLKGNRSMPVSFSFLTEDFISPTTVYFNLMVFVCSCCGVPFSFLLLYGLYMNHKILLIPWITVVISSIIIDVAHTLYLFSVIPNFNPTTAMFHTLSFFILCTNIYALLCVISQYQEYLAGRGTAGDDYVYRGPVIRYVTQPATTTATTSCLSSRKGTTNNETKATPTQSPTACHNPPLSEKSPSGDRLSRKHVQFPDTSTSSNQIQRPEMPTTEGPTKGKLSKIERNNVRTWLQPNDAITIVVNQSSPSSDEEHVHDCS; this is encoded by the exons GTATATTACACACTGTTAGCGTTTACCACCAGCACTCTACTCCTTCAAGAGAAACAGTATCTGAAAGGGAATCGTTCAATGCCAGTATCGTTCAGCTTCCTGACAGAGGACTTCATCTCGCCGA CGACggtttatttcaacttaatgGTGTTTGTCTGCTCCTGCTGCGGCGTGCCGTTCAGCTTCCTTCTTTTGTACGGCTTATACATG AATCACAAAATATTGCTGATTCCATGGATCACCGTAGTCATCTCGAGTATCATCATCGATGTAGCACATACCCTGTATCTGTTTTCTGTTATA CCTAACTTCAATCCGACGACAGCCATGTTCCACACACTGAgtttttttatactttgtaCAAAT atATACGCACTATTATGTGTCATCTCTCAATATCAAGAATATTTGGCCGGTCGCGGCACTGCAGGGGACGATTACGTATATAGG GGTCCAGTAATAAGATATGTAACTCAACCGGCGACCACGACCGCTACCACGTCGTGCCTAAGTTCACGAAAAGGCACAACCAACAACGAAACAAAAGCCACACCAACTCAGAGTCCCACGGCATGTCACAATCCTCCCTTATCGGAGAAAAGTCCCAGTGGGGACCGCCTATCAAGGAAGCACGTTCAGTTTCCAGACACATCAACATCGTCAAATCAGATACAGAGGCCAG AGATGCCAACAACAGAGGGTCCGACAAAGGGAAAATTGTCGAAAATTGAGCGTAATAACGTAAGGACCTGGCTGCAACCTAACGACGCCATAACAATCGTGGTCAACCAGTCGTCGCCGTCGAGCGACGAAGAGCATGTCCATGATTGCTCATGA
- the LOC105286759 gene encoding uncharacterized protein LOC105286759 isoform X2, translating into MAIMHSCCCWQSVRKGSYVCGVYTTVYYTLLAFTTSTLLLQEKQYLKGNRSMPVSFSFLTEDFISPTTVYFNLMVFVCSCCGVPFSFLLLYGLYMPNFNPTTAMFHTLSFFILCTNIYALLCVISQYQEYLAGRGTAGDDYVYRGPVIRYVTQPATTTATTSCLSSRKGTTNNETKATPTQSPTACHNPPLSEKSPSGDRLSRKHVQFPDTSTSSNQIQRPEMPTTEGPTKGKLSKIERNNVRTWLQPNDAITIVVNQSSPSSDEEHVHDCS; encoded by the exons GTATATTACACACTGTTAGCGTTTACCACCAGCACTCTACTCCTTCAAGAGAAACAGTATCTGAAAGGGAATCGTTCAATGCCAGTATCGTTCAGCTTCCTGACAGAGGACTTCATCTCGCCGA CGACggtttatttcaacttaatgGTGTTTGTCTGCTCCTGCTGCGGCGTGCCGTTCAGCTTCCTTCTTTTGTACGGCTTATACATG CCTAACTTCAATCCGACGACAGCCATGTTCCACACACTGAgtttttttatactttgtaCAAAT atATACGCACTATTATGTGTCATCTCTCAATATCAAGAATATTTGGCCGGTCGCGGCACTGCAGGGGACGATTACGTATATAGG GGTCCAGTAATAAGATATGTAACTCAACCGGCGACCACGACCGCTACCACGTCGTGCCTAAGTTCACGAAAAGGCACAACCAACAACGAAACAAAAGCCACACCAACTCAGAGTCCCACGGCATGTCACAATCCTCCCTTATCGGAGAAAAGTCCCAGTGGGGACCGCCTATCAAGGAAGCACGTTCAGTTTCCAGACACATCAACATCGTCAAATCAGATACAGAGGCCAG AGATGCCAACAACAGAGGGTCCGACAAAGGGAAAATTGTCGAAAATTGAGCGTAATAACGTAAGGACCTGGCTGCAACCTAACGACGCCATAACAATCGTGGTCAACCAGTCGTCGCCGTCGAGCGACGAAGAGCATGTCCATGATTGCTCATGA
- the LOC105286759 gene encoding uncharacterized protein LOC105286759 isoform X3, producing MPVSFSFLTEDFISPTTVYFNLMVFVCSCCGVPFSFLLLYGLYMNHKILLIPWITVVISSIIIDVAHTLYLFSVIPNFNPTTAMFHTLSFFILCTNIYALLCVISQYQEYLAGRGTAGDDYVYRGPVIRYVTQPATTTATTSCLSSRKGTTNNETKATPTQSPTACHNPPLSEKSPSGDRLSRKHVQFPDTSTSSNQIQRPEMPTTEGPTKGKLSKIERNNVRTWLQPNDAITIVVNQSSPSSDEEHVHDCS from the exons ATGCCAGTATCGTTCAGCTTCCTGACAGAGGACTTCATCTCGCCGA CGACggtttatttcaacttaatgGTGTTTGTCTGCTCCTGCTGCGGCGTGCCGTTCAGCTTCCTTCTTTTGTACGGCTTATACATG AATCACAAAATATTGCTGATTCCATGGATCACCGTAGTCATCTCGAGTATCATCATCGATGTAGCACATACCCTGTATCTGTTTTCTGTTATA CCTAACTTCAATCCGACGACAGCCATGTTCCACACACTGAgtttttttatactttgtaCAAAT atATACGCACTATTATGTGTCATCTCTCAATATCAAGAATATTTGGCCGGTCGCGGCACTGCAGGGGACGATTACGTATATAGG GGTCCAGTAATAAGATATGTAACTCAACCGGCGACCACGACCGCTACCACGTCGTGCCTAAGTTCACGAAAAGGCACAACCAACAACGAAACAAAAGCCACACCAACTCAGAGTCCCACGGCATGTCACAATCCTCCCTTATCGGAGAAAAGTCCCAGTGGGGACCGCCTATCAAGGAAGCACGTTCAGTTTCCAGACACATCAACATCGTCAAATCAGATACAGAGGCCAG AGATGCCAACAACAGAGGGTCCGACAAAGGGAAAATTGTCGAAAATTGAGCGTAATAACGTAAGGACCTGGCTGCAACCTAACGACGCCATAACAATCGTGGTCAACCAGTCGTCGCCGTCGAGCGACGAAGAGCATGTCCATGATTGCTCATGA